From Woronichinia naegeliana WA131, the proteins below share one genomic window:
- a CDS encoding glycosyltransferase family 2 protein, producing MAEQPLISVIIPVYNCDRYLGEAIESVLSQTYQPLEILIIDDGSTDKSAEIAKSFIPSVKYYYQPNSGSCSSPLNYGIKLSQG from the coding sequence ATGGCAGAGCAACCTTTAATTAGTGTTATTATTCCTGTTTATAACTGCGATCGCTATTTAGGTGAAGCGATAGAAAGTGTTTTATCTCAAACCTATCAACCGCTAGAAATTTTAATTATTGATGATGGTTCAACAGATAAAAGTGCTGAAATTGCAAAAAGTTTTATTCCCTCTGTAAAATACTATTATCAACCAAACAGTGGTAGCTGTTCTAGTCCATTGAATTATGGAATTAAACTAAGTCAGGGCTAA
- a CDS encoding glycosyltransferase family 2 protein: protein MTSREQYFVSAIIPVYNGENFLARAINNILSQQYQPLEIIIIDDGSTDNTANIAKQYPDIIYHYQANAGPSAARNRGIKLAKGNIIAFLDVDDLWSDHKLAIQLQCLKENPDVEIVQGLIQKVKYLELETGEILSSHYYEPYQYILLGSSIYRSSIFEKVGLFDESMMYGEDVDWYIRAWENNIVKKVIPETTLFYHLHKGGMTYGKNTRSLGLFYIYKKRLERLRTKATLSNNLINPLITISEYIGADVITKNYKSQNK from the coding sequence ATGACTTCCCGTGAGCAATATTTTGTCAGTGCAATTATTCCCGTTTATAACGGTGAGAATTTTTTAGCGAGAGCAATTAATAATATTTTAAGTCAACAATATCAACCTTTAGAAATTATTATCATTGATGATGGATCAACTGACAATACTGCAAATATTGCTAAACAGTATCCCGATATTATTTATCATTACCAAGCAAATGCAGGCCCTTCTGCGGCTAGAAATCGAGGTATCAAACTAGCAAAAGGAAATATCATTGCTTTTTTAGATGTAGATGATTTATGGTCAGATCATAAATTAGCGATACAGTTACAATGTTTGAAGGAAAATCCTGACGTGGAGATTGTTCAGGGCTTAATTCAAAAAGTTAAATATCTAGAATTAGAAACAGGAGAGATTTTAAGTTCCCATTATTATGAACCCTATCAATATATTTTGCTCGGAAGTTCTATCTATCGTTCTTCTATCTTTGAAAAAGTTGGTCTATTTGATGAAAGTATGATGTATGGTGAAGATGTTGACTGGTATATTCGTGCATGGGAGAATAATATTGTTAAAAAAGTAATTCCAGAAACGACTCTATTTTATCATCTTCATAAAGGAGGCATGACCTATGGAAAAAATACGAGATCATTAGGTTTATTTTATATTTATAAAAAACGTTTAGAGCGACTACGCACTAAAGCGACATTGAGCAATAATCTCATTAACCCCTTGATAACCATCAGTGAATACATTGGGGCGGATGTGATCACTAAAAATTATAAATCTCAGAACAAATAA
- a CDS encoding ISL3 family transposase: MWINLDELLGLPKVTVVNYREIDGALFLKLKMKNEVIECPNCHKELEDINQIEYNLVRDLSLLGKKVYLEVPRRQFHCEKCQKYITERLDFMRLRKHYTIRYEEKIYEQVKKKNVEEVRQEEEISWGTLESIFEEYAKQAEKKEWELPEKISLDEFSNRKGKKDFITTVIDINKKELLEVIKGHKKEEIIEALKVQPARVRENVKEVSVDMWEGFTSAIKELFVNAKIVYDRFHVMKNINEELNKLRKKMNIHKKGLTYLLWKNKEELKKEKREELEEILKMYPCLGIAYEMKEEIRDIYEHSRTTNGARRKFEKWMRTACLFYKKSVGMLKTHLTGICNYFENHTTNGLTEGMNTKIKLIKRKSYGFANFEHLRLKLLACFNS; the protein is encoded by the coding sequence ATGTGGATAAACTTGGATGAGCTACTAGGTTTGCCAAAGGTAACAGTCGTAAACTATCGAGAAATAGATGGTGCTTTGTTCTTAAAATTAAAAATGAAAAACGAAGTAATAGAATGTCCAAATTGTCATAAAGAATTGGAAGATATAAATCAAATAGAATATAATTTGGTTCGGGATTTATCCCTATTGGGAAAGAAAGTATATCTGGAAGTGCCCCGCCGCCAGTTCCATTGTGAAAAATGTCAGAAATACATAACAGAAAGACTGGACTTTATGCGGCTAAGAAAACATTATACAATTCGTTATGAAGAAAAGATTTATGAGCAAGTAAAAAAGAAAAATGTAGAAGAGGTAAGGCAAGAAGAAGAAATAAGTTGGGGAACATTGGAATCAATATTTGAAGAGTATGCAAAGCAGGCAGAAAAGAAGGAATGGGAATTACCAGAAAAGATAAGTTTAGACGAATTTAGTAATAGAAAAGGAAAAAAAGACTTTATTACAACAGTGATAGATATAAATAAAAAGGAATTGTTAGAAGTAATAAAAGGACACAAAAAAGAAGAGATAATAGAAGCCCTAAAGGTGCAGCCAGCAAGGGTTAGAGAGAATGTAAAGGAAGTAAGTGTGGATATGTGGGAGGGATTTACGTCAGCAATAAAGGAGTTATTTGTAAATGCTAAAATCGTCTATGATAGATTTCATGTAATGAAAAATATAAATGAAGAATTGAATAAATTGAGAAAGAAAATGAATATCCATAAAAAGGGTTTAACATACCTATTATGGAAAAATAAAGAAGAGTTAAAAAAAGAAAAAAGAGAAGAGTTAGAAGAGATATTGAAAATGTATCCTTGTTTAGGAATAGCGTATGAAATGAAGGAAGAGATTAGAGATATTTATGAGCATTCAAGAACGACAAATGGTGCAAGGAGAAAATTTGAAAAATGGATGAGAACAGCGTGCCTATTCTATAAAAAAAGTGTGGGTATGCTGAAAACTCATTTGACAGGTATATGCAATTATTTTGAAAACCATACAACTAATGGATTAACGGAAGGGATGAATACAAAAATTAAATTAATAAAAAGGAAAAGTTATGGATTTGCTAATTTTGAGCATCTACGGCTTAAATTGTTAGCTTGCTTTAACTCTTAA
- a CDS encoding PqqD family protein has translation MKFKINTPNIVHELIDGEVIIVNLKQGDYYSLLNTSAEIWTEIEREQSSAQIVAQLIQNYHEEPEIIAQGVQRFIDQLIEEGIITELAEDTPENEIVSHGFVNNGIDKPPGSSPNCVESV, from the coding sequence ATGAAATTTAAAATCAATACCCCTAATATTGTGCATGAACTGATTGACGGTGAAGTAATCATTGTCAATCTTAAGCAAGGTGATTACTACAGTTTGCTCAACACCTCTGCGGAAATTTGGACAGAGATTGAACGAGAACAATCATCTGCTCAAATTGTTGCCCAATTAATTCAAAACTATCACGAAGAACCAGAAATTATTGCTCAAGGCGTTCAACGATTTATAGACCAACTGATTGAAGAAGGTATTATTACTGAGTTGGCAGAAGATACACCAGAAAATGAAATAGTCTCTCATGGATTTGTCAATAATGGGATCGATAAGCCTCCTGGCTCTTCCCCCAACTGTGTGGAAAGTGTATAA